The genomic region CATGTACTGGATGGTTCCCGAGCACCTGGCTTCTCGTTTTCAGCCGGGCATGGTCGTTGCCGCCGTGGGCCATCCCGTCGTCTGGCCTTCGAGCAAGCGAGGCAAACGGCTGGAATGGCTGCAGGTGAAGAACCTGGAACCGCTCTCCCTGGGTGAGACGCCCCGACGCCTGCAGGCGAAGCGCCTAGCTGCCGAGGGGCTGTTGGGTCGCCGTCCCCGGCGGGAGTGGCCTGTCGACGCTGCGCGCGGGTCGGTGCGCCTTCACCTGGTGATAGGGGACAAGGACACCGCCTTGCCGGGCCTTCGCCATCAACTGCGCAAAGGGCGCCGTTTTCAGTTGCAGGTGCATGCGACTGACATGAATAAGGCCGATGAGGTGGCCCTCGCCATCACGGAGGCGGCGCGGGTCGGCGGACAGTTTCTCCTCCTCGTCCAGCAGGAGGCCGACAATTTCCTGCTCTTTGATGATCCGGCGGTCTTGCGGGCGCTGTCCCAGAACCGCCTTTATACCATCCTCGTCCAGCCGGACTGCAAAGTGAAGCCTTTTGGCTACTGGTGGGCTGATGAGTGGCTCGACAACCCCCATTTGGCCGCGCAACGCATCGTCAGCCGCTGTTGGTCCATCTGGAAAGGGCCCCGCGAGAAGGAGCGTTTGAAACAGGCCGTCCTGGACCAGACCCAGAAAGACCGCTCCCGCTTCGCCTCCGAATTGAGCCGGCTACGGCGGGAGAACAGTGAACTTGCAGACCAGTTGGCCAACCTCAGTCCGCAGCGGATCGAGGAACTGGAGAATCGCCTCAGCGAGGCCGAGGGTGAACTGAAGCGTTCTGAGGAGCGTCGTCGTGTCATCCTCGCTCAGTTGTTCGACCTGGAACAGGAACGGGATGACATAAAACGCAAGCTGGACCTGTCAGAGGGCGGGGGCATCGTCGCGGAAGCGCCCGTCGATCTGTCGGCCGAGGTGGAAAAGGTCCGCCGCCAGGAGGAGTACCGCCGCATGCTCGTCGAGGACGAGCGGGACCGCCTGGAGGCCGAAAACAAGCGACTGCTGGCCCGCCTGGAAGAGACGGCGCCCCTGGTGGTGGAGGAACTCCGCCAGAAGGCGGCCGTTGCGGAGATGGAACTGGGCCGCTCGGAGGAGCGGCGCGAACAGTTGTCCGAGTTTCTCTTCCTGCTGGAGCAGGAGAACCGCGAAATGAAAGGCCGGCTCGGCTTTCGGGAAGAACTGGAAACGCCATCCGATGGCCGCCCCCGCTCTCCCGAGGAGGAACTGATCATCGGCAAGGCCCGCCTCTACGAGGAGATCCACGACCTGCTGGTGAAGGAGGAACTGGAGCGCCTCCAGCGAGAGGTAAAGCGGCTCCGCGACCTCATGGCGTCCTGCTCGCCGGCCTTGCTCACGTCATTGCGAGACGAATTGGAGATCACCCGCGCCCAGTTGGAGCATTCGGAAGCTTTGCGGGAGGAACTGCAAAAGGGACAGGAGAACATGCGCCAGGAGTTGCGGCGGGTGCGCGACGAGCGGCTGGGGATTGGCGGCGCGCGAATAGGCGAGGAAAGCACAGTTGCTTCGAAGCAGTCGGAGAAGTCGTCCCGTAGGGATGAAGCCGAATTCGTGGCGGGACTGACGGCCTCGTCCGATCTGACGACGAAAGGTGAAACCGGCGAAACGGCGCAACGTGACCGGGAGCAAGGGGCACAGGCGCCAGGGACGCAGGGGAGAGGGACCCAGGATCTAGAGACGCAGGAGCAAGGAGAACAGACGGAAGACCTGCTGGGGAAGGCCGTGGAGTTTTTCCGTCACGGATTCCGGTTGGGGCGGAAGAGGTAAAACGAAGTAAAGATCTACGAGAACGTAACCCTCTGCTAAAGACGCATGCGCAAAAGAAGGTGGAGATATGAAAACCTTCATAAGGGTGGGGGCTTTTCTGCTGGTTGCGTGGCTGTTGGTTACGGCCTATTACTACCGAGGCTACCCCTTTTTCCGAAATAGTACATGTTCCAGCAAGAGAACCGCCACCACCCCAACGACAAACCCATTCCCCAAAATCGGACGCCACATCGCCGGGAATCCGGCGGTCACGGCCGGAGGCAAAAAGGAGATCACCGTTCCCAACAGAACAGGCAAACCGACGATATACCCATTGTCCATCGACAATGGGTTTTCTGATTCATAGATGATCCGCAAGCCCGTCGCCACCTGGGCGCACATGATGTACAGGAGCAGTGTGCCGATCACTACGGGCGGGATGTTGCCGAGCCAATGAATCACCGCAGGAAAAAAGGAGATCAAGAACAGGAGGATGGCCGTGGGCGCCAAGGTGAACCGGGAAGCGCAGCGTGTTGAGGCGATGACACCGGGGCTTAAGGAAAAATTGACAGGGCCGATGACACCCAGGAAGCCGGAGAGGATATTCATCAGACCGGTCACCGTCACCCCCCGGCTGATCCGCGCCTGCATTTCAGTGGCCCCCACCATCGAACCGACCGATTGCATGGAACCGAGGTCATTGATAAACAGCGCCAGGTACGTAAACAAAAACGATACGATCAAGGCCGGTTCAAGGGAGAAATGCAGCGTAAACTCATGAAAAAAAGAGGCGAAGGTCGGGACAGCGCCGGCGCTTCCCGACATGTCGACGGCGGCAGGGGAGAAGACGAGGAAATAGACGAGCGAACCGGCCAGCATCGCCCAGATGATCAACGTCGATTTCCACAGTCCCGTCAGCACCCGGCTGATCGACACCAGAACCGCCAGAAAGGCCAGGGAAAAGAGCAGGTGCAGCGGGGGAGATACCCCCGTTCCCGGCGCGATGATCAGGTTCATGATCGTCGGCAGGAGCGTAAAGGCGATCAGCAGCAGGATGACGGCCACCACGCGAGGGGGAAACAAACCTTTCAGGTGATCGAGCCATCCGGTGGCGCCGGCGAGGGTGAGCAAGCCGCCGCCGATTATCGTCGCCGTGTACATCGCGTCGATGCTGCTGCCGGCGTTGGCGGTGATGCCGATGAGCAACACCGAGGCGGGACCGGTGATCAGGGGGAGGCGATGGCCCCGGTAGACCTGGATGAGCAGCATCACTGCTGTCGTAAAAAACAATTTTTGCAGGTACAGGATCTGCGCCGCCGGATCGGCGAAATGCGACGCGGCTACGATTTTCCCGAGGATGATGATCAGAGGGACGGTGATGGCCAGCCACTGGAGGCCAAAAATCAGGTTCTCTCCCAAGGGCGGGCGTTCATCCAGGCCGTAACGGTATGATGGCTTGTCCAACAGGCTCACTCCAAGCATCTCGTCGTCATTTCTTCAAAAACAATAACATGCCTCAACAAGGAGCGCTATTTCCTATCCGCCTGCCGGCAAATAAATATGCCACAGGCGGTTTTTCATGCAGTTTATCATGAGAAGGATTTAGGCAAAAGCTGTCGAATCAAATCAAACGTTTGGTTTAGAAATATTTATCAATATATGCAAAGGAATGGGTGTGATGAAACTCCCACATTGTCTAAAAATCGCCTCTTTTTAGCAGCTAGCCTCCTGATCAGCCCGATCAGTTTTGCCAATGAGGGTATTCCCGCGAAAGGGGACGAGGGCCACAGCCCGTCGTAGAACCCCTACGGTGACGGCGGAAGCAGCGTCACTTACGAGTGGGGTCCTGATTACAGCAAAAAGCCGGTCGAATCCTTCTGGATCAACCTGGAGACGGATGCGAAGACAGGCCGGGTCATCCGATACAATGTGCTGAGCGATCAACAGGGGAATCAGACGAAGGCGATCACGGACGAGGAAGCCGACAAAAGGGCGATGCAGTTTTTCACATCCCCAGAACGGAAAGAGTACCTGTTGCAGCGGACGAAAATCAGACCCCGGCCTGACTGGGTGGACAGCAGCAAGCTCGATCCCCACCCGAAGCCGACCTATGAGTATTATTTCAGGCATACGAAAAACGGTATTCCCATCGAAGGCTGCCTGGATTCGGTAAGCGTTGACGCCGTCACCGGCCAGATCGTCGGTTATAGCACGCGAGGGGTGAAAGAGGCGCCCCTGCCGGAAGCGAAGGGGATCATCACCCCGGAAAAGGCGAAAGCCGAGTACATCAAACATACCCCGCTGCAGGTGACCTAAACCTGGTCGAACTATTACAATCTCATCGCGCCGGCGCCGCAACTCGTTTACATTCGCGATTGGAAAGCGGGCGTCATCGCCATTGACGCCGTAACGGGCATGCCCATAAAAAACCTGCCCTAAAATACGCGAATAGCGTACGCGCGAAGAGGTGGGAAAAGAGAGCCCTTGCCGCAAGCAAAAGGCGTCATCGCGCCGGAAAAAGCGAAAGTCGAATTTCTCAAACATGTTGCCCTGCAGCCATACTATGTCTGGCCCTCCTATTATGACGCGCTGGTGCCGGATCCCAGGCTGGTCTATGTCCCTGAATGACCCCTTTTGCCGACAAAGGAAGCGCAGGTGAGAGAATGTTGAAGTGGCGAAAAGTAATCTTGTTGACGATCGCAACGCCGTTGCTATTTATCGCGATTTTCGCTTTTGTCATCGGTTCGAAATTTTTCTTTCTTTGCCCCCTGGGTTGGAAAGAATCCAACCCTTTGGACAACGCCAAAGACAAACACCTTCCTCCCACAAGAATCTCCATCATCGCCTGTGATCAGGACGAAAACATCGCGGGGCCAAAGCAACTATTGACGGATGATCCATCAGTGATCCGCAAGATCACCGATGAATTGGATTCCCTTGTCATCACGAACCTGAAAGACCTGCCGAAAAAAGAACCCTATTATGAACTCCATTATGAAAGAGAACCGTCCGAATTGGTGTATCCTTTTCGCTATTACCCTCGCTCCGATATCGTCAATTTTTGCGGCCCCACTGAGTATGGAGACATTACGAGTTTTCGGGCAAGTCAGGAATTAAAAAAACAAATCCGAGAAAAGGGTTTTTAGCGGGGTACGTAAGCCCATCCCTCTCCGGGCATCCTACAAAGGGAGGTGATGGGCTTTCTTTGCAGAACGTCACCAGGCTCCCGGTCTGAGCGAAGCGGAAGATCTGGCGTTGCTGATGGCCATCCAACAGAGCTATGAACAATCGGCCTGGGATACGCGGCTGTTTATGCGACGAGTGCAGCGGGCCGGTATCACCATTCCCCCCGATGTTCAGGAACTGCTGGAAGAACGGATCGAAACAGCGATTGCCGTCTCCGAGTCTTCCCAGAACGAGATCCGGCGACGAAGAACCCATCGGCTCTTATAGGCGATCTTACCTTCGGGTGAGGTCGCTTTTTTGCTGTTTAGCGTGCTTGCTGTAGCCGTAGCCCTACGAAGAACGATTCGGCGCAGTCAAATTCTGAGTTCATTAAAAATCGCTGGTTAATCGGAAAACTGTCTAGTAATTCCGAAAAATATTCTTGCCGCCTCCTCCCTCAACTCTGTACAATGGATCCATGGTCGCTGACAAAAAGCGCGACAGATTGAAGCAATGTTCCATATGAGGAGAGGAGAGACGAGCGTGAGCGAACCGATTCGCAAAATCATGCTGGACGAGAAGTCCATTCCTACCGCTTGGTACAACGTACAGGCCGATATGCCGAACCCAGCCGAGCCGGCCCTTCATCCCGGCACCCTGCAGCCCCTGGGACCGGCCGATCTGACGCCCATTTTTCCGATGGAACTGATCAAACAAGAGGTCAGCACCGAACGCTGGATCGAGATCCCCGAAGAGGTGCGGGAGTTGTACAAGCAGTGGCGGCCCACGCCTGTCTACCGCGCGACGGGGCTGGAAAAGCTCCTCGACACGCCGGCAAAAATCTACTACAAGTACGAGGGGACAAGCCCCGCCGGCAGCCACAAACTGAACACGGCCCTCCCGCAGGCTTACTATAACAAAGCGGCCGGCATCAAACGGCTGGCTACGGAAACAGGCGCCGGCCAGTGGGGAAGCGCCCTGTCGCTGGCCTGCACCTTCTTCGGCCTGGAATGTGTCGTCTACATGGTGAAGGTCTCCTACAACCAGAAGCCCTACCGCAAATCCTTTATGCAGGTCTATGGCGCCGAGGTCATCCCGTCGCCGTCGATGCGCACCGCCTCCGGCCGCCAGGTCCTGGAGGCGAATCCCGATTCTCCCGGCAGCCTGGGCATCGCCATCTCGGAAGCCGTCGAGGACGCCGCCTCCCGCGAGGACACCAATTACGCCCTCGGCAGCGTTTTGAACCATGTCATCCTGCACCAGAGCGTCATCGGCCTGGAGGCGAAAGCCCAACTGGCCATGGTCGATGAATACCCTGACGTGGTTCTCGGCTGCTGCGGCGGCGGCAGCAACTTCGCCGGCATCGCCTTCCCCTTCCTGGCCGACCGCTTCCAGGGCAAGAAGGTGCGCCTCGTCGCCGTCGAGCCCGATGCCTGCCCGACGCTGACCAAGGGCGTCTTCGCCTACGACTACGGCGACCTGGCCAAGTTGACGCCGGTGGCCAAGATGTACACCCTCGGCCACGACTTCGTGCCCCCCGGCTTCCACTCCGGCGGTCTCCGCTACCACGGCGACTCGCCGCTCGTCAGCCAACTCTACCATGAGGGCTTCCTGGAAGCCCAAGCCTATGGACAGACGGCCATCTTCGAAGCCGCTCTTGCTTTCGCCCGCAGCGAGGGGATTATCCCGGCGCCCGAATCGGCCCACGCCATCGCCGGCGCCATCGCCGAAGCGAAAGCGGCCAAAGAGGCCGGCGAAGCCCGCACCATCCTCTTCTGCCTCTCCGGCCACGGCATCTTTGACCTGGGTGCTTACGAGGCCTACCTCTCCGGCGGGCTCAAGGACGTGCCCTACTCGGAAGAGGCACTGGCGAAGAGTCTGAACAACCTACCGAAGGTCTAGGACAGGGCGCTCAAGATAGAATAGGACGAACCAAAGTGAACTTAATATGGAAATAAAAGGGAGAACGGGGAATACCCCCGTTCTTTTCCTGTTTTCATCGAATGACTATGATACAGGTTTTATACATACCAATCATTAATGTGTTTCACAAGGTGTTCGGCTTCGGTGATCATAGAATTATCTGAATCATCGAGAACACTTCAAAAAATTTCATTAAAAAAGGTGGTTGTTCAACGTGGCAGCAAGGCAAGGCATCGGCAAATGGTTGCTCATCGGTGGACTCTCGCTTGGGGCGTTCCTGAACGGAAGCCCCCTGTCTCCGGCCCATGCGGCTGTTCCCCAGGTCTACGTCAACAACACGGCCCTTACCGCCAACGTGGCCCCCGTCAACCAGCAAGGCGTCCTGCAGGTTCCGGCAAAGGAACTGGCGAGCGCCCTCGGCGGCAGTTTTTTCTTTGACGCCAACACGAACCAGGGAACCATTAAAGTGGGTGATGATGAAGCGGTGTTTCTGCTGAACTCGCCGACGGTCACCTTCAACGGCAAGCACATCACCGCCCCGGCCCCCATGGTCTTGGCCAGTAACCGCTTCATGGTCCCTGCCGACTTCCTTTGTGACACCCTGGGACTCGTCAGCGTCGCCACCGGAGACCTGCTTCAGGTATACAAGCCCATAAACGGCAAGATCACCTACTCGGTCATGAGCGGTGACACCCTCTGGCGGATCTCCCAAAAGTTCGGCACGACCATCTCCTCCATCCAGAGCCTCAACGGGTTGACCTCCGATGTCCTCTATGTGGGACAGAAGTTGATGATCATGCCCCAACTCCCGCCGGCGGTGACCGTCACGGCCACCATGTCCAGTTCGGGCACCTTTTTCAGCAGCCCCAATTTTAGCGCCTCTGCCATCGGCTACCTCCAGCCCGGAACGACGCTCACCGTTCTCGGCAAGTCAGGCGACTGGTACAAGGCGCAATCCCATCTCGGGGTCGGCTATCTCTACCGCTCCGTCCTCCGGGTGAATCAGGACATCACCCCCGCCCCGGCGCCGGCCAATATTTTCGCTGCGAAAATCCCTGTCGACACCTCCAGAGATACGGTGACCTACCAGTCCTACACCGTTGTCAGCGGCGATACGGTCTGGTCGATTGCGGAACGATATGGGATCCTGAAGGATGAAATCTGCGCTGTCAACGGCCTGGGCGACGGTTCCAACCTCAAGGTCGGCCAGGTGCTGAAAATTCCTGTCCATAACGTGGCCTCGCAGCCGCTCTTGGGACCCCAGTTCGGCGAGGTGTTCGATTGGTTCAGCCAGGGGCAGTACGTATTCAGTACCGGCAAGGTGGGCAAGCTCGTTGACTTGGCGACCGGACGAAGCTTCATGATCCAGCGTACCATGGGGGCCAACCACGCTGATGTGGAAACGCTGACCGCCGCCGATACGCAAGTCATGAAAGAGATCTTCGGCGGCTTTACCTGGAACCGCCGGCCCTTCATCCTGTACGTGGACGGCCGCAAAATCGCCGCCTCCGTCTCCGGCATGCCCCACGCCGGTGTGGACAGCGCCCCTTATCTGGCGAACGTGTCCTGGCGCAGCGGCAACTACGGCGCCGGTCCCAACTATGACCGGATCAAAGGCAACGGGATGGATGGTCACATCGATCTTTACACCCTCAACGGCATCGGTCACTCGGAACCGACAGTCAGCGCGCCTCATCAGGTGGGCGTGCTGATGGCGGGCGGGCTGGAGTAGTGACAAGCTGCAGGGCAGCCTAGCGGACGGCTTTGTTAATCACCGAATCGTGTCACAAATGATGAAGTAGAAGTAAAAGGGACAAAGAAAAAAGGAAATGAAAAGAGCAGGTGCGGCCTTTACGCTAGCCCCTGCTCTTTTTGTTTGATGACATTTCAAATCTATCTTGCTTGGTTTATCTTGGCTTTTGACACTATCATCGCTATCAAACCGGATGATCCCGGTTGTCTCTTGACGTTACTCACGCTTCTCGCTATCGACGACCCGGGCGTCGACCGGCTTGGCTTTGTCGCCAGGCGTCTTCTCCGGGGTGACTTCCTCTTTGAATTCGCGAATGCTCTGACCGAGGCCCTTGCCGATCTCGGGAAGCCGCTTTGCGCCGAAGAGGAGCAGCACGATGCCCAAAACGACCAGCCATTGCCATATGCTAGTGAACAATCCGAAGGTGTACACGCCAAATGCCTCCTGCCGTCAGGCTTCTGTTCCAGCCCTGTCGATGCTTTTTTCAGATGATTTCTTCCAGTATACCAGAAGGTTGAGGCCGTCTCAAGTTTCCTGTCACAGTGGTGTCGAAAAATGCGGAACCGGTTCAGCATAAAAAAGGAAAAGCGCGCCGAAAACAAGAATTAGTCCACATAAACAGAACCAAAGAGAGCAGGGGTGTACTGCTTTGACGACATCGAAACTGAAGGATCCGGCTTTGGACAGGCTCTTTGAGGCCATCCTCCTGCTGGGGGATGTGGATGAGTGCTACCGGTTTTTCGAAGACATCTGCACCGTCGCCGAACTGAAGGCGCTGGCCCAGCGGCTGGATGTAGCGAAGATGCTGGAACAGGATGCGACCTATACCCATATCGCCGAAAAGACTGGCGCCAGCCCGGCCACCATCTCCCGGGTCAAGCGCTGCCTCATCTACGGCGCCGACGGATACCGCCTGATCCTCCAGCGGTTGCGCGAGAAAAAAAGCGTTGACACCCCCCAGACCCCGTGATACGCTAATAACGTCACTTTTCACTTCATTTAGTTAAAGCGATAAAGCAATTAAGTGATAGAGCAACGGAGAAAAGGGGATGGCGAGACGATGGCCAAAGAGGGAAACCTCCTGCAGATCCCGCCGGGGATGCGCGACCTGCTGCCCGGCAACGCCCGGGAAAAACGCTTATTGGAAAACGAATGGGTGAAACTATTCTCCTCCTGGGGCTACCAGGAAGTTGCCACACCGACGGTGGAATACCTGGACACGCTGGCCCTCGACACTGGCGAAGAGATCCGGGACCGGCTCTTCCAGTTTTTTGACCGCCAGGGCCGCATCCTGGCCTTGCGTCCCGAGATGACGACGCCCATCGCCCGGCTCGTGGCGACGCGGTTGCGGCAGTGTCCCTTTCCGCAGCGCCTCTTTTACGCCGCCAACGTCTTTCGTTACGAAGAGCCCCAGGCGGGACGGCAGCGGGAGATTTCCCAGGCCGGCGTCGAACTGGTCGGCGCGCCGGGCCCTCTGGCCGACGCCGAGGTGATCGCCATGGCCGTCGAGGCCTTGCGCGCCTCTGGGCTGGAGGATTTTCAGATCTCCCTCGGACAGATCGAGGTCTTCAACGGCGTCATGGAAGAACTTCCCCTCGACGCCCCCACGAAAGCCCGTGTGCGGGCGCTGGTGGCGAAGAAGGATTTTGTCAGTCTCGAAGAGTTGCTGGCCACTTCCGGCCTTGACAAGGCACAGTCCGACCTGCTGCTGAAGCTCCCGACCTTGCACGGCGGCCGGGAGGTGCTCATCCAGGCGCTGCCGCTGGCCGTCAACGAGCGCGCCCGCCGCGGCCTGGAGAACCTGCGGGCCGTCTACGAAGGCTTGCGGACCTTCGGCGTCGAGGACTATGTGGCCATCGACCTGGGCGTCCTGCGTGGCTTTGATTACTACACCGGTGTTGTCTTCGAAGGCTACACGGTCGGTCTCGGCTTTCCCATCTGCGGCGGCGGTCGCTATGACAGCCTGCTTGGCCAGTTCGGCTTTGACACCCCCGCAACCGGTTTTGCCCTCGGGCTCGACCGGGTGCTGTTGGCCCTGTCTCGCTCCCGCGAACCGAAACCGGCGCCAGCGTCTGACGTCGTTATCGGCGGCGGCAACCCCTGCAAGATCATGGCCGAGGCCGCGCGGATGCGCAAGAACGGCCTCAGCGTTGAGATCGACCTGATGAACCGGAGCGAGGCGGAACTGGAACAGTACGCTGCCGCCCGGGGGATCGCCCAGTGGTTTTACTACCCTGCGGGGCAGTGCGGCGATTCAGAAGGGGAGAGTGTAGACCTGGAGAACGGGCCGATCCTGTCCGAAATCGGCAACCTGATGCGCCCGCCGGCGGAGGCGCCGGTGGTGGACGCGACGGACGCCGCGCGGGGTCCGGTTGCGGAAGGCGCGCCGGGGTCTGATGCAGAAGGCGCGCCGGTTCCAGCTACGGAAGGCGTGCAGGCGCCTGATACGGGGGCCGCTCTAAAGCCCCATGCGGGAACCGCTCCGAAGCCCGTTGCGGGAACTGTGGAACCTTCCGGGGATGGGCCGCAGTGTCCGACCAAACAGGAACAATAGGGGGGATTGGGACGATGAAAGATATGCTCACGGTGGCGCTGCCGAAAGGGAAACTCTTCGACGACGCCATTGAACTGCTCCAGGAGGCCGGCCTGAACACGAAAGGGCTGTCCGAAAACAGCCGCAAGCTGGTCATCCATCATGAAAAGGACCGGGTCAAGTACATCATCTGCCGCCCCACCGACATCCCCACCTTTGTCGAGTATGGCGCCGCCGACTTCGGCATCGTCGGCAAGGACACCATCGTCGAACAGGATAAAGACATCATGGAACTGGTCGACCTCCGCTTCGGCTTCTGCCGCTTCGTCGTGGCCCTGCCCGACTTAGCCGCCAAGGGGCGCGACCTGACCCAGTTCAACTACCGCCGCGTCGCCACCAAGTTTCCCAAAGTCGCCGAAACCTTTTTCGCCGAAAAAGGGATGCAGGTGGAGATCATCAAGCTCCACGGCAACATCGAGTTGGCGCCCGCTGTCGGCCTCGCTGACATGATCGTCGACATCGTCTCGACGGGGCGCACGCTAAAGGAAAACAACCTGACGGCGGTGGAAGAGATCTTTACGGCCACGGCCCGCCTGGTTGCCAACCGGGTGGCCTACCGTTTGAAACATAAGCGCATCCAGCCCCTCGTCGAGCGGGTGCGCAGCCTCGTGAAAGACAAAGAGGTGACATATTAGGATGGTGCGCCGCATCAGCTATCCGTCGGCCGAGGCCGACGCCTACCTACAGAAAAAGAGTTTCGACGATGTCCAGGTGGCGGAACGGGTGGCCGAGGTCGTAGCTAACGTCCGTAGCCGGGGCACAGCGGCCCTCTTCGAGTACACGAAGCGCTTCGACGGCGCCGATGTGAACGAATCGAACTTCCGCGTCAGCGAGGCCGAGATTGAGGCCGCCTACAGCCAGGTCGATCCGGACGTGCTGGCAGCCCTGCGCCGCGCCTGCGAGAACATCCGTCGCTTCCACGAAAAACAACTCCGGCCCTCCTGGATCGAGCCGGAAGCCGACGGGACCATGCTCGGCCAGTTGATCCGACCCCTGGAGCGGGTCGGCGTCTACGTCCCCGGCGGGCTCGCCTCCTACCCCTCGTCGGTGCTGATGAACGCTGTCCCGGCCAAGGTGGCCGGTGTGCCCCAGGTGGTCATGGCCACGCCGCCCGGCAAGGACGGGTCGATCAACCCTTACTCGCTGGTGGCAGCCAAGGAGGCCGGCGTCGACGAGGTTTACCGCATGGGCGGCGCTCAGGCAGTGGCTGCCATGGCCTTCGGCGTCGGGTTGAAGGCGGTGGACAAGATCACCGGACCCGGCAACATCTATGTCACCCTGGCGAAAAAACAGGTCTACGGCACTGTGGACATCGATATGCTCGCCGGTCCCTCGGAGGTCCTCGTCATCGCCGACGAGAGCGCAACGCCGGCCTATGTGGCCGCCGACTTCCTCTCCCAGGCCGAGCACGACGTGCGGGCGGCCACCGTCCTGGTCACCCCGTCAGCCGCCCTGGCCGAGGCCGTCGAGGCGGAGATCGAGCGCCAACTGGCGGTCCTGCCGCGCCGGGAGATCATGGAGCAGGCCCTTCGCGATAACGGCGCCATCTTCATCGTCCAGGACCTGGAAGAGGCTTGCGAGGTGTCGAACCGATTCGCGCCGGAGCATCTGGAGGTGCTGACGGAGACGCCCTTCGCCCTCCTGGGCAAGCTGACCCAGGCCGGCGCCATCTTCCTCGGCCCCTACTCGCCTGAGCCGGTGGGCGACTACTTCGCCGGCCCCAACCACGTCCTGCCCACGGGCGGCACCGCCCGTTTCTACTCGCCCTTGAACGTGGACACCTTCCAGAAAAAGACGAGCGTCATCGCCTACTCGAAGGCGCGCTTCGACCGGGACGCACGGGATATCATCGCCCTGGCGAAGGCGGAGGGGCTGGACGCCCACGCGAACGCGGTGGCGGTGCGGCTGGAAAATAAAGAAGGCTAGAAAATCAAGAATATCAATCCCGCTAACGTCTGATTTGGCCGAACGCTCACCGAAATCAGGCGTTGAAGGGTAACAGGCTGAAAAGGATTCGCGGCTGAAAAAGCACGTCGTTCAATGTAGAGCCGCTTAAAAGTAATGTAGAAAGGACGTCCGCCAAATGAACGATCCGTTGCGCTGGGTGCGGCAAGACATCCGCGACATCGTGCCCTACCAGGCCAAGGTCTATCCGGAAGGGGTCAAGGTGGACGCCAACGAAAACCCCTTCCCCTGGCCGGCCTCTTATGTAGAAAAGCTGCAAACAGACCTGGCCGCCTACCCCTTTTCCCGTTACCCCGACGGGGAGGCGAAAGACCTGCGCCAGGCCTTGAGCGCCTACACGGGGC from Heliomicrobium undosum harbors:
- a CDS encoding TrpB-like pyridoxal phosphate-dependent enzyme, whose amino-acid sequence is MRRGETSVSEPIRKIMLDEKSIPTAWYNVQADMPNPAEPALHPGTLQPLGPADLTPIFPMELIKQEVSTERWIEIPEEVRELYKQWRPTPVYRATGLEKLLDTPAKIYYKYEGTSPAGSHKLNTALPQAYYNKAAGIKRLATETGAGQWGSALSLACTFFGLECVVYMVKVSYNQKPYRKSFMQVYGAEVIPSPSMRTASGRQVLEANPDSPGSLGIAISEAVEDAASREDTNYALGSVLNHVILHQSVIGLEAKAQLAMVDEYPDVVLGCCGGGSNFAGIAFPFLADRFQGKKVRLVAVEPDACPTLTKGVFAYDYGDLAKLTPVAKMYTLGHDFVPPGFHSGGLRYHGDSPLVSQLYHEGFLEAQAYGQTAIFEAALAFARSEGIIPAPESAHAIAGAIAEAKAAKEAGEARTILFCLSGHGIFDLGAYEAYLSGGLKDVPYSEEALAKSLNNLPKV
- a CDS encoding YcdB/YcdC domain-containing protein yields the protein METDAKTGRVIRYNVLSDQQGNQTKAITDEEADKRAMQFFTSPERKEYLLQRTKIRPRPDWVDSSKLDPHPKPTYEYYFRHTKNGIPIEGCLDSVSVDAVTGQIVGYSTRGVKEAPLPEAKGIITPEKAKAEYIKHTPLQVT
- a CDS encoding coiled-coil domain-containing protein, giving the protein MKRFTVRAFFDGMNRILEKEAKEGLAAIEFRVKAELLPERMPIGQACLWSVLDEEGRTMYWMVPEHLASRFQPGMVVAAVGHPVVWPSSKRGKRLEWLQVKNLEPLSLGETPRRLQAKRLAAEGLLGRRPRREWPVDAARGSVRLHLVIGDKDTALPGLRHQLRKGRRFQLQVHATDMNKADEVALAITEAARVGGQFLLLVQQEADNFLLFDDPAVLRALSQNRLYTILVQPDCKVKPFGYWWADEWLDNPHLAAQRIVSRCWSIWKGPREKERLKQAVLDQTQKDRSRFASELSRLRRENSELADQLANLSPQRIEELENRLSEAEGELKRSEERRRVILAQLFDLEQERDDIKRKLDLSEGGGIVAEAPVDLSAEVEKVRRQEEYRRMLVEDERDRLEAENKRLLARLEETAPLVVEELRQKAAVAEMELGRSEERREQLSEFLFLLEQENREMKGRLGFREELETPSDGRPRSPEEELIIGKARLYEEIHDLLVKEELERLQREVKRLRDLMASCSPALLTSLRDELEITRAQLEHSEALREELQKGQENMRQELRRVRDERLGIGGARIGEESTVASKQSEKSSRRDEAEFVAGLTASSDLTTKGETGETAQRDREQGAQAPGTQGRGTQDLETQEQGEQTEDLLGKAVEFFRHGFRLGRKR
- a CDS encoding LysM peptidoglycan-binding domain-containing protein, whose protein sequence is MAARQGIGKWLLIGGLSLGAFLNGSPLSPAHAAVPQVYVNNTALTANVAPVNQQGVLQVPAKELASALGGSFFFDANTNQGTIKVGDDEAVFLLNSPTVTFNGKHITAPAPMVLASNRFMVPADFLCDTLGLVSVATGDLLQVYKPINGKITYSVMSGDTLWRISQKFGTTISSIQSLNGLTSDVLYVGQKLMIMPQLPPAVTVTATMSSSGTFFSSPNFSASAIGYLQPGTTLTVLGKSGDWYKAQSHLGVGYLYRSVLRVNQDITPAPAPANIFAAKIPVDTSRDTVTYQSYTVVSGDTVWSIAERYGILKDEICAVNGLGDGSNLKVGQVLKIPVHNVASQPLLGPQFGEVFDWFSQGQYVFSTGKVGKLVDLATGRSFMIQRTMGANHADVETLTAADTQVMKEIFGGFTWNRRPFILYVDGRKIAASVSGMPHAGVDSAPYLANVSWRSGNYGAGPNYDRIKGNGMDGHIDLYTLNGIGHSEPTVSAPHQVGVLMAGGLE
- a CDS encoding uracil-xanthine permease family protein — protein: MDKPSYRYGLDERPPLGENLIFGLQWLAITVPLIIILGKIVAASHFADPAAQILYLQKLFFTTAVMLLIQVYRGHRLPLITGPASVLLIGITANAGSSIDAMYTATIIGGGLLTLAGATGWLDHLKGLFPPRVVAVILLLIAFTLLPTIMNLIIAPGTGVSPPLHLLFSLAFLAVLVSISRVLTGLWKSTLIIWAMLAGSLVYFLVFSPAAVDMSGSAGAVPTFASFFHEFTLHFSLEPALIVSFLFTYLALFINDLGSMQSVGSMVGATEMQARISRGVTVTGLMNILSGFLGVIGPVNFSLSPGVIASTRCASRFTLAPTAILLFLISFFPAVIHWLGNIPPVVIGTLLLYIMCAQVATGLRIIYESENPLSMDNGYIVGLPVLLGTVISFLPPAVTAGFPAMWRPILGNGFVVGVVAVLLLEHVLFRKKG